The following are encoded together in the Pseudidiomarina andamanensis genome:
- the dprA gene encoding DNA-processing protein DprA: MDAETATTLLALASAPSKHRKFLRTLSSFEQIAAHARWPNANLVPARIDKLQRWAAQPNCHAIHLRDSLYPESLKHIHDPPLVLFAHGNLSCLEATNVAVIGSRNASPVGQHTADYFARGLARSGVVVSSGLAAGIDGAAHRGALEEGRTLAVLASGPDIYYPSRNRQLQQQIMQAGLVVSEFAPGTPPKRDHFPRRNRILSGLSQLVLVIEAKLYSGTLITAGLAQDQQKTIMVVPGSIWDAAFTGSFKLLTEGAGIAVCVNDILRELNLPELPPSQLSEKQHQINSTRSLANRQLLANVGSEVTSIDTIVARSGLPVAIVTEQLVLLELEGSVVSVSGGYIKMGRR; encoded by the coding sequence ATGGATGCTGAAACCGCGACGACGTTGCTGGCGCTTGCCAGCGCGCCAAGCAAACATCGGAAGTTTTTACGTACACTGAGTTCGTTTGAACAAATTGCAGCTCACGCACGCTGGCCGAATGCCAATCTCGTTCCGGCACGAATTGATAAACTGCAGCGGTGGGCGGCACAGCCAAACTGTCATGCCATTCATCTGCGCGACTCACTATATCCTGAATCACTAAAGCATATTCACGATCCGCCATTGGTTTTATTTGCGCATGGCAACCTAAGCTGTTTGGAAGCGACCAATGTTGCAGTAATTGGCAGCCGTAATGCGTCTCCAGTAGGGCAACATACCGCCGACTACTTTGCTCGTGGCTTAGCGCGTTCGGGAGTCGTCGTCAGTAGTGGCTTAGCGGCTGGAATTGATGGCGCAGCCCATCGTGGTGCGTTAGAAGAGGGGCGTACGCTCGCAGTATTGGCTTCCGGCCCCGATATTTATTACCCATCGCGCAATCGTCAATTGCAGCAACAAATCATGCAAGCTGGTTTAGTGGTTAGTGAATTCGCACCGGGTACGCCCCCAAAACGCGATCATTTTCCGCGCCGCAACCGTATTCTTAGTGGTTTGTCGCAACTGGTGCTTGTGATAGAAGCGAAGCTTTACAGTGGTACGCTCATTACGGCTGGCTTAGCGCAAGACCAGCAAAAGACGATTATGGTGGTACCCGGTTCAATCTGGGACGCTGCGTTCACTGGTAGCTTTAAGCTGTTAACTGAAGGAGCGGGCATCGCGGTTTGTGTGAACGATATTTTGCGCGAGTTGAATTTACCAGAATTGCCCCCATCTCAATTATCAGAAAAACAGCACCAAATAAATTCAACGCGAAGCTTGGCAAACCGCCAATTGTTGGCTAATGTGGGATCAGAGGTCACCTCAATAGACACCATTGTGGCGCGCAGTGGACTGCCGGTTGCGATTGTTACAGAGCAGTTGGTGTTATTAGAACTTGAGGGTAGTGTGGTCTCAGTTTCAGGCGGTTATATAAAAATGGGGAGGCGCTAA
- a CDS encoding DUF494 family protein translates to MFDILMYLFENYIHSDMEVVVNHDELTDELTRAGFHRQEIHKALAWLERLADLQDSQAAPYVNKSESKSTRVFTAEEVARLDCASRGFLMYLESLGVLDFTTREMVIDRVMELDTQQFTLDDLKWVVLMVLFNVPGREDAYDQMEGLLFEEPEGLLH, encoded by the coding sequence ATGTTTGATATCCTCATGTACTTGTTCGAGAACTATATACATTCGGACATGGAGGTTGTAGTTAACCACGACGAGCTAACTGACGAACTCACCCGCGCTGGATTCCATCGCCAAGAGATTCATAAGGCACTCGCTTGGTTAGAACGTTTGGCTGACTTACAAGACAGCCAAGCCGCTCCGTATGTAAATAAGTCTGAGAGCAAAAGTACACGGGTCTTTACGGCCGAAGAAGTTGCACGACTGGATTGTGCCAGCCGTGGTTTTTTAATGTACCTAGAGAGCCTTGGTGTATTGGATTTTACCACTCGTGAAATGGTTATTGACCGCGTGATGGAACTCGATACCCAACAGTTTACGCTCGATGATTTGAAGTGGGTGGTGCTGATGGTGCTGTTTAATGTGCCAGGACGCGAAGACGCCTATGATCAAATGGAAGGCTTACTGTTTGAGGAACCCGAGGGTTTATTGCATTAA
- a CDS encoding DNA topoisomerase family protein, whose product MTDNFLEPQSLGVPCPRCQRDLQLKKGRYGLFVGCSGYPDCDYMTSADFDPGTDAPCPVCQAGKLVQKTSRFGNSFYACDHYPTCKYSVNLPPVAQTCPTCEFPLLLKKKTTAGERLICANDSCDYKSSLK is encoded by the coding sequence ATGACAGATAACTTCTTGGAACCACAGTCGCTGGGTGTGCCTTGCCCCCGGTGCCAGCGAGATCTGCAACTCAAAAAGGGCCGCTACGGTCTATTTGTCGGCTGCAGCGGTTATCCTGACTGTGATTACATGACGTCGGCCGATTTTGATCCCGGCACTGATGCACCGTGCCCTGTCTGCCAAGCCGGCAAGCTAGTTCAGAAAACGAGCCGCTTTGGTAATTCGTTTTACGCTTGTGACCATTATCCGACATGCAAGTATTCGGTGAACTTGCCGCCGGTTGCTCAAACCTGCCCAACCTGTGAGTTTCCGCTTCTTCTCAAGAAAAAAACAACTGCTGGCGAACGGTTGATCTGTGCAAATGATTCCTGTGATTACAAATCTTCGTTAAAATAA
- a CDS encoding group II truncated hemoglobin, translated as MFNFLRAGKQAKGPQSIYDQLGGEPSVRAMAERFYDVMESDPRAKDLLAIHPQPMTAIRQKFFEFLSGWFGGPQLFEEKYGHPRLRARHMPFTIDVKLRDQWLFCMYQVLDEQIEDELLKMQLRQRFTQLAHHMINTD; from the coding sequence ATGTTTAACTTCCTTCGTGCGGGCAAGCAAGCCAAAGGCCCACAATCAATTTATGACCAACTTGGCGGAGAACCGTCAGTTCGCGCCATGGCTGAAAGATTTTATGATGTCATGGAGAGTGACCCGCGCGCAAAAGATTTGTTGGCGATACACCCACAACCAATGACCGCCATTCGGCAAAAGTTCTTTGAATTCTTAAGCGGCTGGTTTGGTGGGCCACAATTATTCGAAGAAAAGTATGGGCACCCGCGTTTACGCGCTCGCCACATGCCATTTACCATTGACGTGAAATTACGTGATCAATGGCTGTTCTGCATGTATCAAGTGCTTGATGAGCAGATAGAGGATGAGCTGTTAAAAATGCAGTTGCGCCAGCGCTTCACGCAACTGGCGCATCACATGATTAATACCGATTAA
- the hemF gene encoding oxygen-dependent coproporphyrinogen oxidase, whose product MHDSMLEQVNHYLKSLQDRICDALEQADGKGVFQEEAWQRPGGGGGRSRVLRDGAVLEQGGVGYSHVYGEQMPASATAHRPELAGRNFNACGVSLVMHPRNPYIPTSHANVRFFIAEKEGAEPVWWFGGGFDLTPFYPFDDDIKHWHQVAYDALKPFGDELYPKFKKWCDDYFWLKHRDETRGVGGLFFDDLNDRGFEESFAIMRAVGDAYLEAYLPIIERRKDTPYGEREREFQLYRRGRYVEFNLVWDRGTLFGLQTGGRTESILMSMPPLARWEYGYQPEAGSPEAKLYADYLRPRDWLTEL is encoded by the coding sequence ATGCACGACTCGATGTTAGAACAGGTCAATCACTACTTAAAAAGCCTGCAAGATAGAATCTGCGATGCCTTAGAGCAGGCTGATGGCAAGGGTGTTTTCCAAGAAGAGGCTTGGCAGCGCCCTGGCGGTGGTGGTGGTCGCTCGCGCGTGCTTCGTGATGGCGCAGTACTTGAACAAGGAGGAGTTGGCTACTCGCACGTGTATGGCGAACAAATGCCAGCATCCGCAACAGCTCACCGACCTGAACTAGCTGGTCGTAATTTTAATGCGTGCGGGGTGAGTTTAGTGATGCATCCTCGTAATCCTTATATACCTACAAGCCACGCAAACGTTCGTTTCTTCATTGCCGAAAAAGAGGGCGCTGAGCCTGTTTGGTGGTTTGGTGGCGGTTTTGACCTCACGCCATTCTATCCATTTGATGACGACATCAAGCATTGGCATCAAGTGGCGTATGACGCACTCAAACCGTTTGGCGATGAGCTGTATCCAAAGTTTAAAAAATGGTGTGATGATTACTTTTGGCTAAAACACCGTGACGAAACGCGTGGTGTTGGTGGGTTGTTTTTTGATGATTTGAATGACCGCGGTTTTGAGGAGAGCTTCGCCATCATGCGGGCAGTGGGCGATGCGTATCTGGAAGCTTATTTACCGATTATTGAACGCCGTAAAGATACGCCATATGGCGAACGCGAGCGCGAATTTCAGCTATATCGCCGTGGTCGTTATGTCGAATTCAACTTAGTGTGGGACCGCGGTACGTTGTTTGGCTTGCAGACAGGCGGTCGTACCGAGTCCATATTGATGTCGATGCCGCCGCTGGCGCGTTGGGAGTATGGTTATCAGCCTGAGGCGGGAAGCCCTGAAGCCAAACTTTATGCCGATTATTTACGCCCGCGCGATTGGTTAACCGAACTTTAA
- the def gene encoding peptide deformylase codes for MSKLTILKYPDERLRTVAQPIQQVDDALKADIDNMFETMYESNGVGLAATQVDIHRQLFVADCSEDQNEPLVFINPEITAQEGHFTNEEGCLSFPGVYAKVERAGKVTVKALDRNGEEFSLTAEGLLAICIQHELDHLNGKLFVDYLSPLKRDRIRKKLEKEARLHAE; via the coding sequence ATGAGTAAATTAACAATTTTAAAATATCCAGACGAGCGATTACGCACCGTCGCACAACCAATTCAGCAAGTTGACGACGCTCTAAAAGCGGACATCGACAACATGTTTGAAACCATGTACGAGTCCAATGGCGTTGGCCTTGCTGCCACTCAGGTCGATATTCACCGTCAGCTATTCGTTGCTGACTGTAGTGAAGATCAGAACGAGCCTCTGGTGTTTATTAACCCTGAGATTACAGCACAAGAAGGTCATTTCACCAACGAAGAAGGCTGCTTATCGTTCCCTGGCGTGTACGCGAAGGTTGAACGCGCTGGCAAAGTGACCGTGAAAGCACTTGACCGTAACGGCGAAGAATTCTCACTGACGGCCGAAGGTTTACTTGCCATTTGTATCCAACACGAACTCGATCACCTCAATGGTAAGCTGTTCGTCGACTACTTGTCGCCGTTAAAACGCGATCGCATTCGTAAAAAACTCGAAAAAGAAGCCCGCTTGCATGCCGAATAA
- the aroE gene encoding shikimate dehydrogenase, with protein sequence MAIFTVFGNPVAHSLSPQIHQAFAQQVGVELNYTRSLTSVLRFRRAVAEFFRSGGAGANVTVPFKQQAFDLVTYVTTRAQQAGAVNTLVPLGYGQLLGDNTDGIGLVRDLQKNLQQKLTNRDVVILGAGGAARGVIAPLLEQGVASLTIANRTIEKANLLVEKFGQPTLQACRFEQLTIPTDALVINATSASLTGQKLPLESDELAHAACAYDMMYGAQPTAFMQQARQAGVAVVQDGLGMLVEQAGAAFQLWHEGAELDTQKVIQKLRKTIVG encoded by the coding sequence ATGGCGATATTTACTGTTTTTGGGAATCCGGTTGCACATAGTCTATCTCCCCAAATACACCAAGCTTTTGCTCAGCAAGTTGGGGTAGAACTCAATTACACGCGCAGTTTAACATCAGTACTTAGGTTTCGCCGAGCGGTAGCTGAGTTTTTTCGCTCCGGTGGTGCCGGTGCGAATGTTACGGTGCCGTTTAAGCAACAAGCGTTTGACCTTGTCACCTATGTCACAACGCGTGCTCAGCAAGCTGGCGCCGTGAATACACTGGTGCCGCTTGGTTACGGCCAGCTGTTGGGCGACAATACCGATGGCATTGGTCTTGTGCGTGATTTACAGAAGAATTTGCAGCAAAAATTGACCAACCGTGATGTTGTTATCTTGGGAGCAGGTGGGGCTGCGCGCGGGGTCATTGCGCCGTTACTTGAGCAAGGCGTTGCTAGCTTAACCATTGCGAACCGAACCATCGAAAAGGCAAATCTATTGGTTGAAAAGTTTGGGCAACCAACGCTTCAAGCCTGTCGCTTTGAACAACTAACGATTCCAACCGACGCACTTGTTATTAACGCAACCAGTGCGAGTTTAACGGGCCAAAAGCTTCCGCTAGAAAGCGATGAGTTAGCGCATGCCGCATGTGCCTACGACATGATGTATGGTGCGCAGCCAACGGCGTTTATGCAACAAGCGAGACAAGCTGGAGTTGCGGTAGTGCAAGATGGTTTAGGTATGTTGGTTGAGCAAGCAGGTGCGGCCTTTCAGTTGTGGCATGAGGGCGCTGAGTTAGATACTCAAAAAGTGATTCAGAAGTTACGCAAAACAATAGTTGGGTAA
- the fmt gene encoding methionyl-tRNA formyltransferase yields the protein MPNKLKVVFAGTPDFAAQHLAALIQDVDIDVVAVYTQPDRPAGRGKKLQASPVKQLALQHDLPVEQPENFKQADAQAQLASYNADVMVVVAYGLLLPQVVLDTPRLGCVNVHGSLLPRWRGAAPIQRSLWAGDEETGVAIMQMEAGLDTGPVLLEARLPILPTDTSATLYTKLAELGPTALCDALHNLENLQSAAVAQDDSHATYAKKLSKEEAQLDWQQPAEALERWVRAFNPWPICWLSCANGEIVKVWRADVVEGTKAAPGTILQADKYGVVVQTADQALRLLELQPAGKKPMAAADFLNGRSDWLTPNTSLPQVQS from the coding sequence ATGCCGAATAAATTGAAGGTGGTGTTTGCCGGTACACCAGATTTTGCTGCGCAGCATTTGGCGGCATTAATTCAGGATGTCGACATTGACGTTGTCGCCGTTTATACGCAACCTGATCGGCCAGCCGGGCGTGGTAAAAAACTGCAGGCAAGCCCTGTCAAACAGCTCGCGTTACAGCATGACCTCCCAGTAGAGCAACCGGAGAACTTCAAGCAAGCTGATGCGCAAGCGCAGTTGGCAAGTTATAACGCCGATGTCATGGTGGTGGTTGCTTACGGCTTATTGTTACCGCAAGTGGTGTTAGATACACCGCGACTTGGATGCGTAAACGTTCACGGGTCGCTACTGCCGCGTTGGCGCGGTGCCGCCCCAATTCAACGTTCGCTCTGGGCTGGCGATGAAGAAACGGGCGTTGCCATCATGCAAATGGAAGCAGGCCTAGATACTGGCCCGGTTTTACTCGAGGCCCGCTTACCTATTTTACCCACTGATACGTCAGCGACGCTTTATACGAAACTTGCTGAGCTGGGTCCAACGGCATTATGTGACGCACTACACAATCTAGAGAACCTGCAGAGCGCAGCTGTTGCCCAAGATGATTCTCATGCAACCTATGCGAAGAAGCTGAGTAAAGAAGAAGCGCAACTCGATTGGCAGCAACCTGCCGAAGCGCTAGAACGATGGGTTCGAGCATTCAATCCTTGGCCTATATGTTGGCTTAGCTGTGCGAACGGGGAGATTGTGAAAGTATGGCGGGCCGATGTTGTTGAAGGCACCAAGGCAGCGCCAGGCACAATTTTACAAGCTGACAAATACGGCGTTGTTGTTCAAACTGCCGATCAAGCACTCCGTTTACTCGAGCTTCAGCCTGCGGGTAAAAAACCAATGGCTGCCGCAGACTTCCTTAATGGCCGTAGCGATTGGCTTACACCAAACACCTCGCTACCTCAGGTACAGTCATGA
- the rsmB gene encoding 16S rRNA (cytosine(967)-C(5))-methyltransferase RsmB gives MSQTNVRPGADSRAVAAQAVFQVIEQGRSLSQALPALNRQLAPRDKGMAQALAYGTLRHLPALNFMVGALISKPLKGELKILHSLLLVGAYQLVYMGSAEHAAVSATVDAAVLLKRGKQKGLVNGVLRNLQRQLPQLQLQLNAKPALLHGHPRWLADRITQHYPAQAEAIFTANNGQAPMWLRINSQHTNRAEYLELLREADIEAVAEAPLETAIQLVNAVDVQQLPHFQDGWVSVQDIAAQHAAWLLDAQAGERILDCCAAPGGKTAHILEKQPKAQVLAIDADAQRLKRVHENLQRLQLKADVREADATNTDWWNGQLFDRILLDAPCSATGVIRRHPDIKWLRRDSDIAELVAIQEQILDALWPTLKPGGTLLYATCSILADENTLQIEAFKQRHTDAIAVATKPDGAVEWQWLPGDHNGDGFYYAKLEKRK, from the coding sequence ATGAGCCAAACCAACGTGCGCCCCGGAGCCGACAGTCGTGCTGTAGCTGCCCAAGCAGTGTTCCAGGTTATTGAACAAGGTCGTTCGCTCAGCCAAGCGCTGCCAGCTTTGAACCGGCAACTGGCACCACGTGATAAAGGCATGGCGCAAGCACTGGCTTACGGCACATTACGTCATTTACCAGCGCTAAACTTTATGGTTGGCGCCTTAATTAGCAAGCCCCTCAAAGGTGAGCTAAAGATCTTGCACAGTCTCTTGTTGGTTGGCGCCTATCAACTCGTTTATATGGGCTCAGCTGAACACGCTGCGGTTTCAGCTACGGTCGATGCAGCGGTGTTATTAAAACGCGGTAAGCAAAAAGGCTTGGTGAATGGCGTGTTACGAAACTTGCAACGCCAGCTGCCACAACTACAACTGCAACTCAATGCAAAACCCGCGCTGTTACACGGTCACCCGCGCTGGCTTGCCGATAGAATTACCCAGCATTATCCAGCCCAAGCAGAGGCAATTTTTACGGCAAATAATGGTCAAGCGCCGATGTGGTTACGTATTAATAGTCAACATACGAACCGCGCAGAATACCTTGAGCTGTTGCGCGAGGCTGATATAGAAGCCGTTGCCGAAGCACCGTTAGAAACCGCCATACAACTGGTCAATGCTGTTGATGTGCAACAACTACCTCATTTTCAAGATGGCTGGGTTTCGGTACAAGATATCGCCGCACAACACGCGGCATGGTTACTTGATGCACAAGCTGGCGAACGTATTCTCGATTGCTGTGCTGCACCGGGTGGAAAAACCGCGCATATTTTGGAAAAGCAGCCTAAAGCGCAAGTGTTGGCGATTGACGCCGATGCACAGCGCTTGAAACGCGTTCATGAAAACTTGCAGCGACTACAGTTGAAAGCCGACGTACGTGAGGCCGATGCCACCAACACCGACTGGTGGAACGGGCAATTATTTGATCGTATTTTGCTCGACGCGCCATGTTCGGCAACCGGTGTTATTCGCCGCCACCCAGATATCAAGTGGTTACGTCGCGACAGTGATATTGCCGAGCTCGTTGCTATTCAAGAACAGATTCTAGATGCCTTGTGGCCAACGTTAAAGCCTGGTGGCACGCTACTGTATGCCACATGTTCTATACTGGCAGATGAAAATACACTTCAAATTGAAGCATTTAAACAACGCCATACCGATGCAATAGCAGTTGCAACGAAACCCGATGGCGCAGTAGAGTGGCAATGGTTACCCGGTGATCACAATGGTGATGGGTTTTATTACGCAAAACTGGAAAAGCGCAAATGA
- a CDS encoding LysM peptidoglycan-binding domain-containing protein, whose product MTKWQLPAIALIGFLLGIPLHVAVAQSTTAEQTKGDVLSLREDAPQEYVVKKGDTLWDISELYLNDPWYWPELWRINEGVANPHLIYPGDRLLLVWVDGRPQLTRKEYRALLPQGEVKEKGEPIPTFSREMLAPLLTEHRLLSRAALDTLPQILGDNRGAPRVNGMLPVFIKGAVEKTTYSVFTPAERIDQGELLRYVGDVDITYNGGEIAEGELSRIQREIRRGDYLLETKPLNIPEVITPVSGAEIDGQVIASLNNRKEQGKYDVVVLNKGANQGVKVGQMYQAIRPGSTIFVEGKEISLVNYYKPADDLSRFWRNTVQLPASATAEMMVLEVQEDTSFAIVLRSREWLSVGDYYIPKQL is encoded by the coding sequence ATGACCAAATGGCAATTACCGGCGATTGCGCTAATCGGTTTTCTGTTAGGTATACCACTGCATGTTGCCGTGGCGCAGTCAACTACAGCAGAACAAACAAAAGGCGACGTGTTGTCGTTACGTGAAGACGCACCGCAAGAATATGTTGTCAAAAAAGGCGATACGCTGTGGGATATTTCTGAGTTGTATTTAAACGATCCGTGGTATTGGCCTGAATTATGGCGAATTAATGAAGGTGTCGCGAATCCTCACTTAATCTATCCTGGCGACCGATTGTTGTTGGTTTGGGTAGATGGTCGTCCGCAATTAACGCGTAAAGAATACCGAGCGTTGCTGCCGCAAGGCGAAGTGAAAGAGAAAGGTGAGCCAATTCCGACGTTTTCGCGTGAAATGCTAGCGCCATTACTCACTGAACATCGCTTGCTGAGTCGTGCTGCACTAGACACGCTGCCGCAAATATTGGGTGATAACCGCGGTGCGCCTCGGGTGAACGGTATGTTGCCAGTATTTATAAAAGGTGCCGTGGAGAAAACTACTTATAGTGTGTTTACTCCGGCGGAACGCATCGATCAAGGTGAACTACTGCGTTATGTCGGTGATGTGGACATCACATATAATGGTGGCGAAATTGCCGAAGGTGAACTCAGCCGAATTCAACGAGAAATTCGCCGCGGTGACTACCTGTTAGAAACCAAGCCATTGAATATTCCTGAAGTAATCACACCAGTTTCTGGTGCTGAAATAGATGGTCAAGTGATCGCCTCACTTAATAATCGTAAAGAGCAAGGCAAATACGATGTGGTGGTGCTAAATAAAGGCGCAAATCAAGGCGTAAAAGTTGGTCAGATGTATCAAGCGATTCGTCCAGGTTCCACCATTTTTGTTGAAGGCAAAGAAATCAGCTTGGTGAATTATTATAAACCAGCGGATGACTTGTCACGCTTTTGGCGCAATACCGTTCAGTTACCAGCATCGGCAACGGCAGAAATGATGGTTCTTGAAGTTCAAGAGGACACGAGTTTTGCCATTGTGTTGCGTTCACGCGAGTGGCTCTCGGTAGGTGATTACTACATTCCAAAGCAGCTCTAA
- a CDS encoding L-threonylcarbamoyladenylate synthase, whose product MTEQTDPWLSAKQAFANGELLAYPTEAVFGLGCDPRNAEAVNRLLQAKQRPQEKGLILLAADYSQLVGFVADHKIPQDKRFSVFSNWPGPVTLLLPAADSVPEWLRGAHDQIAVRVTAHEPARQLCKALGSAIVSTSANISGQPALTTAEDVRATFGDSVAWVMDAPTGGALKPSRIIDPLTQKVIRD is encoded by the coding sequence ATGACTGAACAAACTGATCCATGGTTATCAGCGAAGCAAGCTTTCGCAAACGGCGAGTTGTTGGCTTATCCCACTGAGGCCGTGTTTGGCTTGGGGTGTGACCCTCGTAACGCAGAAGCCGTGAATAGATTACTGCAGGCAAAACAGCGACCACAAGAAAAAGGACTCATTTTGCTGGCGGCAGATTACAGTCAGCTAGTTGGCTTTGTTGCCGATCATAAAATTCCACAAGATAAACGTTTTAGTGTGTTTTCAAATTGGCCAGGGCCGGTCACATTATTGTTGCCCGCTGCGGATAGCGTGCCGGAGTGGCTGCGCGGAGCGCATGATCAAATAGCGGTGCGTGTCACTGCCCATGAACCGGCTCGTCAGTTGTGTAAAGCATTAGGTAGCGCGATTGTATCCACCAGCGCGAATATTTCGGGGCAACCAGCGCTCACGACAGCGGAGGATGTACGTGCAACTTTCGGTGATAGTGTCGCTTGGGTTATGGACGCGCCTACTGGTGGCGCTTTGAAGCCATCGCGGATTATTGATCCACTTACGCAAAAAGTTATTCGGGACTAA